TGTCCATGTTGTATGGCGcaaagtgttggccagtcaagcatTCCCACATCCAAAAAGTGAGGATGGcaaaaatgaggatgttgcattggatgcgtgggcttactagaggggagAGAATTAATTATGAGATTATCCAAAAGAAGATGAGAGTGGcgtcggtggaggacaagatgtgagaagaaaggcTGAGATAGTTTGGACATATGATGAGGAGGGACGCGGATGCCCCAGTgtgtaggtgtgagagactagcgttgGATGACTTCAGAAAGAgtagaggtaggtcgaagaaatactggagggaggtgatcagacatgacatggagcagctgcagcttactgaggatatgaccctagataggaaggtatgaaagtcacggataagggtagaaggctagcggGAGGGTGTAAGTTGTAGCAAGCCACcggagagatcttgtgtagccgggttagtaaccTTAGATCTGTGTCTATAGGTGTCTATGGTGGCGAGTATGTGTTACTTATACGTGGGTGTCCCTTTTATATTTTCTTAGCTGCTATTTGCTTATTTCATGTTGTCGTATCTCTCGTATtttcgtattgctctgatttacTTTTTACTATTCCTTATGCCTTTTCTATTATGTAATCCATCTCCTTGGCGCCTActctttatcttgagtcgggggtctatcgaaaataacctctctacttcttcaaaggtagcagtatggactgcgtacatcttaccctccccagaccccactttgtaggaacacactgggtttgttgttgttatagagTAGGTCAATGCAAATTGCACTTTTGGGGAAACGCAAATATGGTTTTGTTACTGGTGATTGCAGCAAGGATTTGTACAAAGAGGAGCTTCATGAGCAATGGAAAACATGTAATGCCATTGTTCTAGCTTGGATCATGAACACTGTATGTGAAGAGCTTTTAAGTGAAATTGTGTATTCTACAGGTGCCTTTGAAGTTTGGCAGGATTTGAAGGAATGATTTGACAAGGTAAATCGTATGAGAATCTATCAATTGTATAGAGAGATTAACATATTTTCACAAGGTACTCGACTTATTTCACTAAATTAAGAAGTTTATGGGGGGAATATAATGCTCTTGTACCAGTCCCAATTATGGTTGTCCAAAATCAAAGGATTATGTTGATTATTTATATCAACAGAGATTGATTCAGTTTTTGAGTGGCCTCAATAAATCCTATGATCAAGTTCGCAGGCAGATCTTATTGAAAGGAGTGACTCCAACCATTAACCAAGCCTATGTCATGATAATTGAGGATGAAATTCAACATTCAGCATCCCTTACTGCTATGCCTGACAAAATCGAGCCTATTGCTATGCAATTTAATCGAAATCAAAGTTTTCTTCATGGCAATCCTAGTTACAAAGGGAAGAAATGTGAGTATTGTTATTTCTCTGGTTATACAAAGGGTAACCGCTACAAATTAATTGGCTATCCAGTTGATTGGAAGATGAGGAAAAAATCAGTTGCTCTTAAGGGAAATAGTTACTCTAATGATTCTTTTCATCAGGCTCAAGGCTCGTTTGACAGTCAAGGTGGTCCATCAACATTCACTGCACAAACTTTGGCAAATAAAGTCACTCACAGTGGCAATGATGCAGTCTCTATTAGTCATGAAGTAAACAATGTCTTTGTGGCTAAAGTGGATAAAGGACAGGATTTCACAGAGGATGAATACCAACAGATCATGAATATGTTGCATAAGGATACCAAGGAGATGAAGCAAGTCAATATGACAGGTATCActgcttattttctctcaaatatttTTGCTCAAAATTGGATAGTAGACTCTGGTGTTTCTCATCATATTGCAGCACATAGAAAGGTCCTTGCAAGAGAATCAAACCCTCATAGATCATAACAAGATAAAGTACAGTTAACTACAGCTGACAAAATAGAGATTTCTCATGTTGTAGATGCTCATTTTTTTAGAATGAGTTGCTGAAGGATGTGTTGTTTGTACCTGAATTCAAGTTCAATTTGTTGTCTGTATCAAAGATCACTAGACAACTATCTTGTTTTGCTTTCTTCTACCCTGATTTTTGTGTCTTTCAGGACCTTTTCAGTGGCAGGATAAAGGAGATTGATAAGGAAAAAGGGGGTTTATACATATTCAAAGGTGAAAGGAGAATGAAAGATGCAGATCAAGGTCACATATCTCAGAGCTTAGCTGTAATAGTTTCATTAGAACATTACAGTCTATGGCATAAAAGGCTGGGACATTCTTCATCTTAAACTCTTAAATGCTTAGGTCTATCTCATAGTAGTGATGATACTGTCTTGATAAATAAGTGTCCAGTCTACCCATTAGCTGAGCAAACTAGACTGTCATTTCCTATTAGTGACTCTAAATCATCTGCATATTTTGATCTTGTACATATGAATCTATAAGGTCCCTATAAGAAAGCAACATTTGATAAGAAATACTATTTCTTAATTGTAGTTGATAACTATAGATACACATGGGTTCATTTACTTCAActtaaatataaaactattgtTACAATTAAAAATTTCTTCTCCTTAATCAAAACTCAATTTAGTGTTTCTGTCAAGGTAGTAAGATCTGATAATGGCATAAAATTCTTTAATTAACAATGTAAGGAGTTGTTTCTAAGTCTACGAATTATACACCAAAGTAGTTGTCCCCATACCCCACAACAAAATAGTACAGTGGAGAGGGAGCATAGATATATTCTACATGTGGCTAGAGTTATTAGATCTCAGTCCATGTTACCCATTAAATTTTGGGGTATATGCATCAAGGTTGCAGTATACTTGATTAATAAGTTACCATCTCATGTTATAACTGGTAAGAGCCCATATGAGTTGTTGTTTTCCAAGCCTCCAAACTTATCACATTTAAGGACTATTGGATGCTTGCCTCAGTTATTTTAAAAGGAGATAAGTTTTCAGCCAGAGCTAGACCTACTATTATAATGCGGTACTCTACTACTCAGAAGGGTTATTTGCTCATATAAATTACTACTAACAAGTATTTTGTTAGTAGAGATGTGGTATTTCATGAGGATATTTTTCCTTTTGCACAATCACAATGGAATTTTGTCAACAAAGAGCTCACAAATATGCCAATTAAAGTTGATAATCCTTTAGAGGATGACTTTTTTGCAGAggatatagaattttctagcACTGATGTAGATGTGGAGCCTTCTGTGGTCCAGTCTAACAAAACATTGCAGCATTTGATAATCAAGTTGAAGTCCCTTGCACCTCTATTCCATTGTCATGTTCTCCTGCAATATGTTCTCCAAGAAGAACGTCTAGAGTGTCCAGGCAACCTGTTTGTCTAAAGGACTATGCTACTTCTAAGGATGGAAAAAATTGTAGATATTCCTTGGCAAACTACCTCTCCTATGAAAAACTATAAAGTTATATCATAGCTACTTAATCAAATTCTCCACCTTGGTTGAACCACATACTTTTAGGAAAGTTGCAGTAGATTCAAGATGGGTTGAGGCCATGAAGCAAGAGATTTAAGCACTTGAAGAAAACAAGATCTGGGAGGTGGTGCCTTTACCACATGGAAAGAATACTGTCGGATCTAAGTGGGTGTATAAGATCAAGTATCAAGCTAATGGAGAGGTAGAGAGGTTCAAAGCTAGATTGGTATCAAAAGGTTATAGTCAACAAGAAGGTTTGAATTATCATGATACCTTAATCTCTTGTAGCTAAGATGGTTACAGTTAGAACTTTAATTGCTTTAGCAGCTTCAAAAAGGTTGGTTTCTATATCATATGAATGTCTAGTTTTCTTACAAGGTGACCTAGATGAATAAGTTTACATGGAGATGCCAAAAGGTTTCAAATAGCAAGGAGACACAAGAGTATGCAGATTATTGAAATCCTTATATGATCTTAAATAGGCTTCCAGATAATGAAACCTGAAACTTACTAATGTCTTGGTAAATGCTGGTTTTGTTCAGTGAGTACATGACTATTCCTTGCTTACATTGAAGAAACAGGAAGACATAGTGATGTTTTTAGTCTATGTTGATGACTTACTCATCACTTGTAGCAGTCCCTCATTGATATCTGATGCTAAGGAGGTCTACACAAGCAATTTAAGTTGAAGGACTTAGGTGAGCTTAAgtatttttttgatattgaagTGCTAAGATCAACCACAGGTGTTTTGTTGAATCACAGGAAATATATTCTGGAGCTTATCTCAGAAACAAGTCTTAGTGGCGCTAAGCCTGATTCCACTTCGTTAGAGCATAATCTCAAATTGATTACAGTGGATAATAATCATGTAAATGGTTGTTTTGAAAATGCAGTTTTGAATAGTGTTACCTCTTATCAGAGGCTTGTTGGCAATTGATGCATGTATGCTACTATTACCAAACCTGATATTAGTTTTGCGATTCAGACTCTCACTCAGTTCATGCAATTTCCCAAAAGATCTAATTAGGAGACTGCTACTAGAGTGGTTAGATACCTTAAGGGTACTGTTGGTCAAGGCATTTGGTTAAAGGCTCAACCTGCTGAGACACTTTCCTGTTGGTATGATTCAGATTGGGCAGCCTCTCCTAATACTAGGAGGTTTGTTACTGGCTACATAGTGAAATTTAGAGATTCCTTGGTCTCATAGAAGTTCAAAAAGTAGCAGACAATGTCTAGAAGCTCAGCTGAAGCTGAGTACAGAAGCATGACTTCAGTGATTGCAGAGGTGACTTGGTTGGTTAGTCTGTTCAAGGACTTGGATATACCTCTCACTTAACCTATCAAGGTATTCAGTGACGGTAGATCAGCTATTCAACTGGCTACAAACCCTATGCTTCATGAGAGAACTAAATATATAGAAACTGATTGTCACTTTATTAGAGACAAGATCAAGTCTAGTTTGGTTGAGACTATTTATGTTCAAACTCATGATCAAGTGGTTGATTTACTCAATAATAGTCTTTGTCAACCTCAACATTTGCATTTGATGGGCAAGCTTGATGTGCTTAATATTTTGCACCCTTTAACTTGAGGGAGAGTATTGCAAGTTCAAGATAGACGAGGAAGTAGTTTTTTACTGTTCCattaaaataaatagttttacTATTCATTCACAGTTTCTGTTTTTACTGTGCAAGTGGGAGTTTGTTAGTTAGAGGGAACTGGTGCTGAGCTGTATAGTTGAGTTTGTTACAAGATTATCTATAAAAAGTGAGGTGTAtagatattttatacaattttcaATCAGAAAACGCAATAAAACAGTTCATTTTCTTCTTCCCTGCACATTGCTCTGTTCAGCTTCTTTCAATGGTGAATGAAGCTCATCAATGATAGATTGAACTTCGACATTAGAATTTTCTCAAATAGtccatttaaaatatgtaatataaaaaattatatcgaAAGCTTCTTTATATCACAACACAAATATACGAATTATAAGTAGTAATTAGGATTCATCAAAACTTTATCAATTACTAGTTCTCCTAACCTAATTAATGCATCTCTATTATGCATCATTTGGTGGTTTCCATATCTAAAGTCTTCTTCTCTTCGATATATTTTTCCATTATATATGCACAACTTAGggtgttcatgatttgattagaATTCGAgtcaaattgaaaaattgaaccAAATCGATTAAATAAATCgatttatttggttttgatttggtttggacttaagtttttaaaaattgataatacttagttttgtttgattttattaaaaacaaaccgaataaaaaatcaaatcgaactgaaaaattatatacacaaattttataatgaatatatataatatattatttgttataaataattttaaatagtttatacctttttcatgtaaattttagttaTCTCTAATAGGATGATGAACTTTACGCCGTAACCtcatttattaaaagaaaatcatgaatACAAACTCATTTATTCAGAGAAACAATAATGAGAGTtacctatatatatttttttatttttttatcaactttattcaatttattaaagCTAACAGATCTTTAGATAATTTTGCCATAACCTAAGAAAATGTTAGTCACCACAATAAGAGATTAATAACGGATTATAGGATGAAAAATGATGGAGAATTCTTCTTTAATTgtaacgaaaaaaataaaaaaagagaattatcattatattttaaaaaatttgaaaaaatcgCACCAAATCAATGAatatgaattatatttaattCCGTTTGATTTTAATAGTTATAAGTTGatgaaattaatttgattttaattttccaAAATCGACGGAACTGAACCATAAACATCTTAGGCACAAGTTCACCCACCCAAAAATTAGATTGCAACCTTAATTAGCGtaagttattgatattattaattaGGTATGCCCTTATGGTATTCCAAataatttcttcttctcttctacaTTTTCTCTTCATTTATAATTCACAGGCTCATTCCAAGAAAAGAAAACCTTTTTCTTccgtttttcttttcttcataaaaGGTGCATCATTTTGTCAAATTCTTACGTCCGAAATataatattatcatattttaattattaaagtgtaaatcaaactcaaattttaatttattaaatagaaTTACATATGCAAGAATTACATGTAATttctaaaatcacaaattttgaaattagaaattaaataatatttaaaattaaacttgtcttgtttcaatttatgcaatggacttattttttaagtttaatcTTTTCAATTTTTGCCTTAATTTAGATGATTTGTAATACACGTATCTTTgatttcttttacttcaaaaaaaTTTGTCTCATTAaagcatattatatatatatatatatataaattaggaTTGTGGTAAAGTTATCCACCATCAAAATTGTGGTAAAGCACTTCTAGCCAACATGGATGGTGGTAACGTATTacgtactttttaatttttaatagagGCTTTGAATTTAGGTGCACCAAGTTATTGTTGTTTAAAAAGTATTTTACTTTTTAACATAAAACTTTTTGATATAAATTTAAGGTTTAATACATAGTCAACTTCTtaaatttatctaaatattttatttaaacactCAAACTAagtgtctttattattttttcttcgaAAAAAAgcattttttggaaaaaataaatgTTGTTTGATTAACTCTGAAATTAATTAATCAGCATatcttataaatttaatttaaaaattttatgtttcagATTTACGTcataatgttttattttattttatgatttatatattattattttattcctttctcttatttaaaaaataaaatagaaaatattattgatgttgattatcaaagaatatatagctctttattttttataattaatgacaataaataatagaaaaatcacgTTGGgagatgaaataatttttttcattaaaaatattataatagatatttaaaataaattctctctacaaaataattttaatcataaaattctctctctctattaatacatatctttttttccGTCATTTGACTCTCAAAatcactttttgaaaaaaaaaatagtcaaatataattcatttatcaaaaataatttttaaataaatttaataaacatagattttttttaaaaaagatatttttctgaatgttttttttaataaaaataactctCAAATAAGTAATTTCATACCAACCGTACTTCCGAAAAATTTAGTTACTGTACTTCTTTGTGCCCACTTTGTTAAACAGTGTAGCGTCGTTTTTCCTCGTAACAAAATGGGACTTCAGGGGGTGGGAGCTAAATCCCAAGTTGAATATCAAATTCCAtttttcatttctctctctctctataccTCGATGGCTTCGCTTCAATCTCTTCCTATAAATACTTTCTTTTCTACCCTAtccgttttcttcttctttcctttttcgtCGCCTTTTCTTCCATGGCTTCCCTTTTCTCTCTCCGCATTTCCGCTTTCCATAATCAGTAAGTTCTctctccatttttctttctatatttatGACTACTATGCTTTCTAATTCCATCGTCTTATCCAATTATCGAATCATTAAATACAGAGTCAACGCCAATGATTTGCCTATTGTATATCTTAATCAGAATAATGTGCTTAGTGCATAAAGATTTGCTGTTAAGTATTAGTTTAACAACCCCTTAAGCTTAGATTTCATTTCTGAGATGGAAATATTGGGGCAAAAGTGTGAATGCCTAGTCTGTGTTTAGGGAATTAACAAAGAATTGGGTACTGGTGGAAGTACATTTGTTGGATTATTTTTGTTCCATTAATTGAAGGAATGGAAATTTTAAGTTGACATACCAAAATTATAAATTGGCTAATCGCTAACTTTGGGAGTAGGATCCCACACAATTCTTACTTTCCGACGTTGGGCTCTCATATTAAATTGTGCCCCCTCCCCCGGGGACGTGATGTGGGGTGTTGAGGAGTCCCATTTTGaatgaggaaaaaaaaggatGGGTGTCTCTTTACATGGTCATGGGCAATCGTCCCTttttgagctagcttttggggttgtgTTAGGCCCAAGATCATTTCTTTAGACAACACCCAAGGTTTGGCCTAGTAGTCAATGACGTGGTTTGAGGAGATCTCAGGTTTAATCTCCAGCAGAGacaaaacactaggtgattttttCCTATCTGTTCTAGTCTCAGTGGACGGAGTGGACGGATTTGCTGATAGTCTGATGCCTGGTGTTGGTGGGAGATGGCAGGAATttcgtggaattagttgaggtgtcCAAGTTGGCTTGGACAACCATGAttatcaaaaggaaaaaagattCATATCTTTACACATATCTTCTCTAATAATAATTTCGGGGATCGATGTTACAACTAAAAtggaaatgaaaaagaaaacttgatttataaaatatcaatCTTTCCTTTCCTTTTCGTTTTTTGTTAAATGTTGGGTTTCTAAGATCCATATATCTGCAAGATAAGTGTCATATAAATACGGATGTTGAGATGAATGTGTGATCAACTAGATTGGACAAATTAGAAATGATCGAGTTTGATAAAGAAGACAGGTACATTTAGGAAGTAGATTGAGAGAAGATCGATTGAGAACATTACACAGTGAAAGAAAATGGTTTATATAGTGCCAACTAGTTGGTATTAGAGTTAAGTTATTTTGCACTTCAATCTAGTTTGGTGTTTTTCCAAAGTATTCTTATTTGTGTTAGAGACTTGTATATCAGTGTAGGTCAGTGTGAGATTTAGAGAAATTCATGGATATAGACAACTCATCTGTCAACCATAAGTAGCATGGAATGGTGTATTATTGATTGATTTAATTAGTAAGTGCAATGTAAATAAGTTTTCAAGTGTACAATTCAAGAAGGAAAAGGTTTTACTATCATCATTCTTGTAACTCTAGATCTGCATAAAGTGGTGATATATCCAAAATGACGAGTGCACGATTTGATGCTTCTGAGATGGTTGTCCTTAATTCAGCAATATGTTCTCTCTTAACCACTTCAGTTGTCTTCAATTTTGTTTAAGGGGAGTGCAAATCATGCCACTGACAAATTAACCGCTGACCTTTGATGAGTTTGGTCGGGAAATGGGAAACTATAAACGCCTCTGTAGAAAAGGTCCAAGCAAGACTACTAGGTTTGGGGCTCTTAAATTGAAAGCCCCATCAGAAGTCTCTAAATGATATATACTTGTGAGAATACAAACAAACTTCTGTGAGACGTCTGAAATCTTCATATTTCTGCCACTAAATAGAATTCACTGATGAATTTCTTTGCTGCAGAGAAATTGTCAGATCATGGAACTCAGCAAAATTTGGTTCTAAGAAACTCTGTTCATCTAATATATATGTGAAAGAGCAgagttttgactctttaaaatatATCATTCTGCAAGGATATCTTTCTGGATCATTGTCCCAAAATATTTCAGTGAAATGCATTCCTTCGGAAGCTCTAGGATCAGTGGCAGCTACAGGAAACCCTGACCAAAACATTATTACGATGGACTCTTCTATAATCAGTAGACACAGGGATGAGCTGGATTTCAATCGAGTCAATTGTCTTGTGTGGGTACTGCATGAATCTGCAAGAAGTTTTTCAGTTGCAGTACAGACCCTTGAATTGGCTAAAAATGGGCCCGAGCTTGCAATGGCATGGGTTGGGGTGGATGTGCATGCCTGGCATAAAAGCATCTCATATCAGGTATGAAGTACAGCCTGCAGTTCTGCTCGTAGAGATTTCCGACACGCTGCATTTGTGCTTCAGTTTTTAAACTGTGAAGGTTAACATCGATTGTGATTTTCCATATTGAACACTTCGCTCACTACTATAATTATTGCCAACTTCGCGAACTTTGGAACCTATGCAACAAATAAAAGCATATGCTGCTGCACAGGTAGCAATTTAtgctttgttcaaagcagcaatagaaGTGGAAGTGTTTCTTTCTCGCAAACGCAGCAACAATGTTTCTTCTGTTCATGAAATGTAAGTTTGACTATCTTGAACTTTTCCACAAATGGACATTTGTGTTAAGCTTATCAATTTCTGGCTCGCTCAGTTTTAATGTTCTCCTTTGATCATATTCATTATGGAACTCATATTATGAACTCCTATATGTTTGTGTGTCTTCTATATATTGAGAAGTTAGCCGCATGTCACAGTTTGGCAATCTTGTCCTCCTTCTTGTTTTCATGTTCTTTTCCTTCTTGCTTTACAACAGCCTATCTCCTATCACCAACTTTCTTGGAGAGCACATTGAAAGTCAATTGAATTTGAGGAATCCAAAGTTGGTGCAATGGTTTAGAACACTGGAGCTGCCACGGATTGCAAGAATGTTCATTCCCCTATTCAAGAAATGGTCTGTGGATTATGCAGGAAGGTATATCTTCAAAGACCAGTGCTTGTTATCAGGTTATTTTAGCTGTCATCATGATGCAACCAAATGCTCTTGAACAGTAATCTGCTGATTGGTATTGCACATATTCTTTATATTTCAGTTGATAAAAACATCTAATATGGAACTATTCAGTGGTGTTGCAGGAAATGTCTTGGCAATAAGTTGTTGCACAGCAGTGAGGAAATTAGGTTCAGGACGAGTTTCTTGCCCTTTGTTTTCAGCTTCAGTTGAAGATGCACTAGTAGAACTTATGAACTTGTCACATACACTTGTTTCAATTGATAAATTGCACTATTTAGCAACTGAGGCTGGATTCGAAGAAGACTTCTTGGTCCATTTTGGCAGAAAGGTTCTACCAAGTAACAGTATTGAAGATGTAGAATTTTGGATAGGATTGGTTCAGAGAAAACTCAGTAATGCATTTCACAGAGAGAATGTAATTACAGACAAGCATAATTTTCATGACAAGGTTAGCATTTACTTATTGGTTTGTAGCAAATTAATTTTGTGAATGAGCTTTTTTTTACTGTTGCACAAGATCTGCGAAATACCTACAAACATGTGACATCTAATCGTAACTCTGTCATTGAACTATGTTTAGGTTTGGGGCGAGAAGGTTACATCCACATTGATTTCTTATTCTCTctgtatattttaaaattctgTCTTTTAAAGTTAAAGAAACTCCATCATGGGCCTTATTTTGAGTTGATAAACTTTTCCTTCCTAtttcaatatgtttgataaaaagaTTGATAATAGGTTGGAAGACCCGTGGAATTAGTAGAGGTGTGCTCAAGTTAGTCCGTAcaccaaaatttttaaaaataagagattGACAATAACAATAATTTGGGAGTAGTTAGTGCGCAGACTTGTAGGTTTACCCTGCCTAAAAAGATAATCAAGGTTGTTCTGTAATTTGGATGCATCAGTTGTGATTTTGACAAAAAAAGGGTTGTATATTGAACTGATTGTAGTTTCAAGGTCTGACAGGTTCAAGAAAATAGTTTAGCTACCCTGGGACTTTTTGCATATCTGGGAAGAGAGACAAGATTGTTCCTCTCAGAAATGGGTGTAAAGGATCTGGATGAACAAACTAGAGATTTTCTGAGGTATTTAAAAGAGAGCCTACTTTCCTTACTCTAATCAGTATGTCTTGTGCGTTTGATTGACATGGGACAATTTTGCTCTCCTTGCAGTTACTTAGAATGTGGTAGCCTTCTTATGCATCCAGAATTCTCCACTCTCTCTGAGTATCAGCTCTTCATGGAGGTTAGTATTTAAATTAAATTGGAAAAcatgaaagaaataaaatgattgcTTAAAACAATTCTCACAGGTAGTAGCCAATGAAATTGGATGGCTCGACTTTTATGCTGCATCTGCTAGCAAATTTTGTGTCAAAAGAAGATCCAAACAACATCCAATTCAAGCGGAGAAAGAAATAATTTTGTACACTGTTTTAACTGTATGCTATGATGTTATAGCTGGATTTGCCCACTATAGCAATTCCACGCAGCAACCATTAGATGCAAATTTACTGGACTTCTTGCTTCAGAGGTATCAAATCATTCTGAGAATGTATTGGAAGTCTCTGACATAAATATAGCTTATTCTTTAGCTGATTTCTGTGAATCTCTTTAGTCAGAGTCTGTTATCGGTATGTCTGGAGGACTACTGGGCAGCTTATGATAGAACAGGGTATGTCGGATTTAATGAAAAGATTTAATTTTCTGTTACTGCACGTTCCACTAATGAGTTGCCTATCCCCCCTCAAACAGAGAAGTGCAAAAATTTGCTGATAGAAGTGCATCTGATCCGGTGGCATCTTTGCTTAGTAAATGTGGAATGGGTTCATCCATCATATTGGACGTGAAAGAGAAGCCAATTGACTtgattaaaaaggaaaaacatcAGTATGGATCTAGATTGAATCAGGTACAAGCACCAGATTTAGTAAATAGGGACTGCTATGCTGAGTTTTTATTCTTTAGTGAA
The Capsicum annuum cultivar UCD-10X-F1 chromosome 6, UCD10Xv1.1, whole genome shotgun sequence DNA segment above includes these coding regions:
- the LOC107876114 gene encoding uncharacterized protein LOC107876114 isoform X3, producing MASLFSLRISAFHNQEIVRSWNSAKFGSKKLCSSNIYVKEQSFDSLKYIILQGYLSGSLSQNISVKCIPSEALGSVAATGNPDQNIITMDSSIISRHRDELDFNRVNCLVWVLHESARSFSVAVQTLELAKNGPELAMAWVGVDVHAWHKSISYQVAIYALFKAAIEVEVFLSRKRSNNVSSVHEILSPITNFLGEHIESQLNLRNPKLVQWFRTLELPRIARMFIPLFKKWSVDYAGSGVAGNVLAISCCTAVRKLGSGRVSCPLFSASVEDALVELMNLSHTLVSIDKLHYLATEAGFEEDFLVHFGRKVLPSNSIEDVEFWIGLVQRKLSNAFHRENVITDKHNFHDKVQENSLATLGLFAYLGRETRLFLSEMGVKDLDEQTRDFLSYLECGSLLMHPEFSTLSEYQLFMEVVANEIGWLDFYAASASKFCVKRRSKQHPIQAEKEIILYTVLTVCYDVIAGFAHYSNSTQQPLDANLLDFLLQSQSLLSVCLEDYWAAYDRTGEVQKFADRSASDPVASLLSKCGMGSSIILDVKEKPIDLIKKEKHQYGSRLNQFLKAFIQMAGHQLFCNGPCDAGGVGMLYCTQTTA
- the LOC107876114 gene encoding uncharacterized protein LOC107876114 isoform X1, translated to MASLFSLRISAFHNQEIVRSWNSAKFGSKKLCSSNIYVKEQSFDSLKYIILQGYLSGSLSQNISVKCIPSEALGSVAATGNPDQNIITMDSSIISRHRDELDFNRVNCLVWVLHESARSFSVAVQTLELAKNGPELAMAWVGVDVHAWHKSISYQVAIYALFKAAIEVEVFLSRKRSNNVSSVHEILSPITNFLGEHIESQLNLRNPKLVQWFRTLELPRIARMFIPLFKKWSVDYAGSGVAGNVLAISCCTAVRKLGSGRVSCPLFSASVEDALVELMNLSHTLVSIDKLHYLATEAGFEEDFLVHFGRKVLPSNSIEDVEFWIGLVQRKLSNAFHRENVITDKHNFHDKVQENSLATLGLFAYLGRETRLFLSEMGVKDLDEQTRDFLSYLECGSLLMHPEFSTLSEYQLFMEVVANEIGWLDFYAASASKFCVKRRSKQHPIQAEKEIILYTVLTVCYDVIAGFAHYSNSTQQPLDANLLDFLLQSQSLLSVCLEDYWAAYDRTGEVQKFADRSASDPVASLLSKCGMGSSIILDVKEKPIDLIKKEKHQYGSRLNQATSSSAMDPVTLVELECSTAPKPLHENLLRKSTTKLISASVDIWMGTELLFTDVSDALGLLIKKLKGRQLTKREREKMKRTLGDIATLVPITILMLIPVSAVGHAAMLAAIKKYVPSLIPSPYCSERLDFMKQLKRTQKKEIEARSSIEHPPSKDVE
- the LOC107876114 gene encoding uncharacterized protein LOC107876114 isoform X2; this encodes MASLFSLRISAFHNQEIVRSWNSAKFGSKKLCSSNIYVKEQSFDSLKYIILQGYLSGSLSQNISVKCIPSEALGSVAATGNPDQNIITMDSSIISRHRDELDFNRVNCLVWVLHESARSFSVAVQTLELAKNGPELAMAWVGVDVHAWHKSISYQVAIYALFKAAIEVEVFLSRKRSNNVSSVHEILSPITNFLGEHIESQLNLRNPKLVQWFRTLELPRIARMFIPLFKKWSVDYAGSGVAGNVLAISCCTAVRKLGSGRVSCPLFSASVEDALVELMNLSHTLVSIDKLHYLATEAGFEEDFLVHFGRKVLPSNSIEDVEFWIGLVQRKLSNAFHRENVITDKHNFHDKVQENSLATLGLFAYLGRETRLFLSEMGVKDLDEQTRDFLSYLECGSLLMHPEFSTLSEYQLFMEVVANEIGWLDFYAASASKFCVKRRSKQHPIQAEKEIILYTVLTVCYDVIAGFAHYSNSTQQPLDANLLDFLLQREVQKFADRSASDPVASLLSKCGMGSSIILDVKEKPIDLIKKEKHQYGSRLNQATSSSAMDPVTLVELECSTAPKPLHENLLRKSTTKLISASVDIWMGTELLFTDVSDALGLLIKKLKGRQLTKREREKMKRTLGDIATLVPITILMLIPVSAVGHAAMLAAIKKYVPSLIPSPYCSERLDFMKQLKRTQKKEIEARSSIEHPPSKDVE